Proteins from a genomic interval of Lelliottia amnigena:
- the afr_1 gene encoding oxidoreductase domain-containing protein encodes MINVGIIGSGFIGPAHIEALRRLGFVQVVALCDGTLEQAQEKAQALNIPHAYGNVEELLAHPDLHVVHNCTPNHLHAQINRQILRAGKHVFSEKPLCMTPEEARELVELAERAGVVHGVSFVYRQFAMVRQAQSMMREGSLGRLFASHGSYLQDWMLLDTDYNWRVDAALGGASRAVADIGSHWCDTVQFITGRRIVEVMADLSIVWPTRKANVAGNSTFTQEDSAVFENKAVTTEDFGSVLFRFDDGSKGSFSVSQVSAGRKNRLSFEINGSAKSVAWDQEVPQQLWIGHRSQANQTLSDDPGLMNRDAADSAHFPGGHIEGWPDAFKNMMAQFYRAVQTGVMPVKPLFATFYDGANVMYIIDAIVKSHQQQRWVSVLP; translated from the coding sequence ATGATTAACGTCGGGATTATCGGCAGCGGTTTCATCGGCCCGGCGCATATTGAGGCGCTGCGACGACTCGGCTTTGTGCAGGTCGTCGCGCTGTGCGACGGCACGCTCGAGCAAGCGCAGGAAAAGGCGCAGGCGCTGAATATTCCTCACGCTTACGGGAATGTGGAAGAACTGCTGGCGCATCCGGATTTGCACGTCGTGCATAACTGCACGCCAAACCATCTGCATGCGCAAATCAATCGCCAGATTTTACGGGCGGGCAAACATGTGTTCTCTGAAAAACCGCTGTGCATGACGCCAGAAGAGGCGCGTGAACTGGTGGAACTGGCAGAGCGAGCGGGCGTGGTTCACGGCGTGAGCTTCGTCTACCGCCAGTTCGCGATGGTGCGCCAGGCGCAAAGCATGATGCGCGAGGGTAGCCTCGGACGGTTGTTTGCCTCGCACGGCAGCTATTTGCAGGACTGGATGCTGCTCGACACTGACTACAACTGGCGCGTTGATGCCGCGCTGGGTGGCGCGTCCCGTGCCGTCGCTGATATTGGCTCGCACTGGTGCGACACGGTGCAGTTTATCACCGGGCGACGGATCGTCGAGGTGATGGCCGATCTCTCTATCGTCTGGCCGACGCGCAAGGCAAATGTGGCGGGCAACTCAACGTTCACGCAGGAGGATTCTGCCGTTTTTGAGAACAAAGCGGTGACCACGGAAGATTTCGGCTCGGTGCTGTTTCGCTTCGACGATGGCAGCAAAGGCAGCTTTAGCGTTTCGCAAGTCAGCGCCGGGCGTAAAAATCGCCTGAGCTTTGAAATCAACGGCAGCGCAAAGTCAGTCGCGTGGGATCAGGAAGTGCCGCAGCAGCTGTGGATTGGCCATCGTTCGCAGGCCAACCAGACGCTGTCGGACGATCCGGGCCTGATGAATCGTGATGCCGCAGACAGCGCCCACTTCCCGGGCGGGCATATCGAAGGCTGGCCGGATGCGTTTAAGAACATGATGGCGCAGTTTTATCGTGCGGTGCAGACAGGCGTCATGCCAGTCAAACCGCTGTTTGCGACCTTTTATGATGGCGCAAACGTCATGTATATCATTGATGCAATAGTGAAAAGCCATCAGCAGCAGCGCTGGGTCAGCGTCCTGCCGTGA
- the iolE gene encoding xylose isomerase domain-containing protein, with translation MKTIKGPGIFLTQFIGNQAPFNSLDGLAGWAAGKGYKAVQIPCHHPQIFDLEKAAESQTYCDEIAGKLAEYGLAISELSTHLEGQLIAVNPAYNEAFDHFAPPAVRGNDAARQAWATEKLKQAAAASAKLGLTAHATFSGSLAWPFVYPWPPHNEQRFREAFGELANRWRPILDCFDEHGVDLCFELHPGEDLHDGVTFERFLALVDNHPRCSILYDPSHMLLQQMDYLAFIDIYHSRIKAFHVKDAEYRPSGRSGVYGGYQPWLNRAGRFRSLGDGQIDFKGIFSKLTEYDFDGWAVLEWECCMKDGETGASEGSEFIRRHIIPVSGRAFDDFAAGDSHD, from the coding sequence ATGAAAACGATTAAGGGACCGGGCATTTTCCTGACGCAATTTATTGGAAATCAGGCCCCGTTCAACTCGCTCGACGGGCTGGCGGGGTGGGCGGCAGGTAAGGGCTACAAAGCGGTGCAAATTCCCTGTCACCATCCGCAGATTTTCGATCTGGAAAAGGCAGCCGAAAGTCAGACCTATTGTGACGAGATCGCGGGGAAGCTGGCTGAATACGGGCTGGCGATCAGCGAGCTGTCCACGCATCTGGAAGGGCAACTGATCGCGGTCAATCCCGCGTATAACGAGGCGTTTGATCACTTTGCACCGCCAGCGGTTCGTGGTAACGATGCGGCGCGCCAGGCGTGGGCGACAGAAAAACTTAAGCAAGCGGCAGCGGCGTCTGCGAAGCTTGGCCTCACGGCGCACGCCACGTTCTCAGGCTCGCTGGCCTGGCCGTTTGTTTACCCGTGGCCACCGCACAACGAGCAGCGTTTTCGCGAGGCGTTTGGCGAGCTGGCGAATCGCTGGCGACCGATTCTGGATTGCTTTGATGAGCACGGCGTGGATCTCTGTTTTGAGCTGCATCCCGGGGAAGATCTGCACGACGGCGTGACGTTTGAGCGCTTTCTCGCGCTGGTCGATAACCATCCGCGCTGCTCTATTCTCTACGATCCCAGCCACATGCTGTTACAGCAGATGGATTATCTGGCCTTTATCGACATCTACCATTCGCGCATCAAAGCGTTTCACGTTAAAGACGCGGAGTACCGCCCGAGCGGGCGCAGCGGTGTGTACGGCGGCTATCAGCCGTGGCTCAACCGCGCCGGACGCTTCCGCTCTCTCGGCGACGGGCAAATCGATTTTAAAGGCATCTTCAGCAAGCTCACCGAGTACGATTTTGACGGCTGGGCGGTGCTGGAGTGGGAATGCTGCATGAAGGACGGCGAGACGGGCGCGAGCGAAGGCAGTGAATTCATCCGTCGCCATATCATTCCGGTGTCGGGGCGGGCATTTGACGACTTTGCTGCAGGAGATTCTCATGATTAA
- the rbsR_3 gene encoding LacI family transcriptional regulator, with product MSIQKIAQLAGVSVATVSRVLNNSDKVKANNRERVLQAIKESNYQPNLLARQLRTSRSYMILVMVSNIANPFCAEVVKGIEAEAEKKGYRILLCNSGSNIERSRSGLSLLSGKIVDGIITMDAFSKLPELSALIGNAPWVQCAEYADSGTVSCVGINDVDASQHVVSQLADSGRRRIALINHDLSYKYARLRERGYKSVVHLRDLDYQVVEYASDLSSSAGMAAMKKLLADNPPDAVFAVSDTLAAGAMRAIEQAGLRVPQDIAVVGFDGTELAEMVSPQLSTIEQPSQDIGRKAVDLLLNKIDNPDAPTERVMLDWRFVARAST from the coding sequence ATGTCAATTCAGAAAATCGCCCAGTTGGCCGGTGTTTCGGTCGCTACCGTTTCGCGCGTGCTAAATAACAGCGATAAGGTTAAAGCGAACAACCGCGAGCGCGTTTTGCAGGCGATTAAAGAGAGCAATTATCAGCCGAACTTGCTGGCGCGTCAGCTCCGCACATCCCGCAGCTATATGATTCTGGTGATGGTTTCTAACATCGCCAACCCGTTCTGTGCAGAAGTAGTAAAAGGCATCGAAGCCGAAGCCGAGAAAAAGGGTTACCGCATTCTGCTGTGCAATTCCGGTTCCAATATCGAACGCTCACGTTCTGGTTTGAGCCTACTGTCCGGTAAAATCGTTGACGGCATTATCACCATGGACGCGTTCTCAAAACTTCCGGAACTCTCGGCGCTGATTGGTAATGCACCGTGGGTGCAGTGCGCCGAATATGCCGATTCTGGTACCGTTTCCTGCGTGGGGATCAACGATGTGGACGCGTCGCAGCACGTTGTCAGTCAGCTGGCGGACAGCGGACGACGCCGCATTGCGCTGATCAACCATGATTTAAGCTACAAATATGCCCGTCTGCGCGAGCGCGGTTATAAAAGCGTGGTACATCTTCGCGATCTGGATTATCAGGTGGTGGAGTACGCCAGCGATCTCAGCTCCAGCGCGGGAATGGCGGCAATGAAAAAGCTGCTGGCGGACAATCCCCCGGATGCCGTGTTTGCAGTGTCGGACACGTTGGCAGCGGGGGCGATGCGCGCCATTGAACAGGCGGGATTACGCGTCCCTCAGGACATCGCCGTCGTGGGGTTTGATGGCACCGAACTGGCTGAAATGGTCTCTCCGCAGCTCAGCACCATCGAGCAGCCGTCACAGGATATCGGGCGCAAAGCGGTCGATCTGCTGCTGAACAAAATCGATAACCCGGATGCACCCACGGAGCGAGTGATGCTGGACTGGCGCTTTGTGGCACGCGCCAGCACCTGA
- the yegT_1 gene encoding nucleoside transporter yegT, producing the protein MVSTTENSGKAIVQHRMLVPRLSLMMFLQFFIWGSWSVTLGLVMTQHNMSLLIGDAFSAGPIASILSPFVLGMLVDRFFPSQKVMAVMHLAGAGILMFVPGALMAENGALLIGLLFGYTLCYMPTLALTNNIAFHSLNNVDKTFPVVRVFGTIGWIVAGVFIGVTGVSSSVTIFQVAAVSSVLLALYSLTLPHTPAPAKGLPVQLRDLFCADAFALLKTRHFFIFSLCAMLISVPLGTYYAYTASYLADAGIADVSTAMSFGQMSEIVFMLVIPLLFRRLGVKYMLLIGMLAWFVRYAFFALGVSEEGRFLLYLGILLHGVCYDFFFVVGFIYTDRVAGEKVKGQAQSMIVMFTYGIGMLLGSQISGALYNSLVAGQTVPQAWVTFWWIPAVAAAVIALIFLVAFKYDDDKA; encoded by the coding sequence ATGGTGTCAACAACTGAAAATAGTGGAAAGGCGATAGTCCAGCACCGAATGCTGGTTCCGCGTCTATCGTTAATGATGTTTTTACAATTTTTTATCTGGGGTAGCTGGTCCGTCACGCTGGGTCTGGTGATGACGCAGCACAACATGTCTTTGCTGATTGGCGACGCGTTTTCCGCCGGGCCAATCGCCTCGATTCTCTCGCCGTTTGTGCTCGGCATGCTGGTGGACCGTTTCTTCCCGTCGCAAAAAGTGATGGCGGTAATGCATCTGGCAGGTGCGGGGATCTTAATGTTCGTCCCTGGTGCGCTGATGGCTGAAAACGGCGCACTGCTGATCGGCCTGCTGTTTGGCTATACGCTCTGCTACATGCCAACGCTGGCGCTCACAAATAATATCGCCTTCCACAGCCTGAATAATGTCGATAAGACGTTCCCGGTGGTGCGCGTATTTGGCACCATCGGCTGGATTGTGGCGGGCGTGTTTATTGGCGTCACGGGCGTCTCTTCAAGCGTCACTATTTTCCAGGTTGCGGCAGTAAGTTCCGTGCTGCTGGCGCTCTACAGCCTGACGTTGCCGCACACGCCAGCGCCTGCCAAAGGCCTGCCTGTACAACTTCGCGATCTGTTCTGTGCGGACGCCTTCGCACTGCTCAAAACCCGTCACTTCTTTATTTTCTCCCTGTGCGCGATGCTGATTTCCGTTCCGCTGGGTACCTACTACGCCTACACCGCGTCATATCTGGCCGATGCCGGAATCGCGGATGTCAGCACCGCGATGTCCTTCGGTCAGATGTCTGAAATCGTCTTTATGCTGGTGATCCCACTGCTGTTCCGCCGTCTCGGCGTGAAATACATGCTGCTGATCGGCATGCTGGCGTGGTTTGTGCGCTACGCATTCTTTGCGCTGGGCGTTAGCGAAGAGGGGCGTTTCCTGCTGTATCTCGGCATTCTGCTGCACGGCGTGTGTTATGACTTCTTCTTTGTTGTCGGCTTCATCTACACCGACCGCGTGGCGGGCGAAAAGGTGAAAGGCCAGGCGCAGAGCATGATCGTGATGTTCACTTACGGTATCGGCATGCTGCTCGGGTCGCAGATTTCCGGCGCGTTGTATAACAGCCTGGTGGCGGGACAGACCGTACCGCAGGCGTGGGTCACATTCTGGTGGATCCCGGCGGTTGCGGCGGCGGTGATTGCCCTGATTTTCCTGGTCGCGTTCAAATATGACGATGACAAGGCGTAA